One genomic window of Gracilinema caldarium DSM 7334 includes the following:
- a CDS encoding isoamylase, producing the protein MKRFVLIFLLIIFQTTLFSLDMESFRFVDHLLSIKNAGAPEIFEDAIIFTFPSSTRRVGVAFAHEGFGTVHWFKKLMKVANEITLETQNTSTKKKPTNTNPVYVDSGILFYVYEFPEHMKELSYRLIIDGLWIADPNNPNFRMDPSTGIVQSIVKLPEEYPLDIEKKPIVYTAPSGNLRFVFDGESGQRVTVAGSFNNWDPFMYELHEIRPGHYEMMLPLAPGTYRYVFYYKGERVLDPNNPRKVYTKEGYTASEAIVR; encoded by the coding sequence ATGAAACGCTTTGTGCTAATCTTTTTGCTCATCATCTTCCAAACTACCCTATTCAGCCTTGACATGGAATCTTTTCGATTCGTTGACCACCTTTTATCCATAAAAAATGCCGGGGCACCAGAAATTTTTGAGGATGCAATCATCTTCACCTTTCCGTCGAGCACTCGACGAGTAGGAGTAGCCTTTGCTCATGAAGGCTTCGGAACCGTTCATTGGTTTAAGAAATTAATGAAGGTAGCAAACGAAATTACCCTCGAGACTCAAAATACAAGTACGAAAAAGAAACCGACCAATACTAATCCTGTTTATGTAGATTCGGGGATTTTATTCTATGTCTATGAATTCCCCGAACATATGAAGGAGCTTTCCTATCGGCTTATCATCGATGGACTCTGGATAGCAGATCCCAATAATCCCAACTTCCGTATGGATCCTTCTACAGGAATAGTGCAGTCTATTGTAAAGCTGCCTGAGGAGTACCCACTGGATATTGAAAAAAAGCCCATCGTGTATACTGCACCATCAGGAAATCTTCGGTTTGTGTTTGATGGAGAATCAGGCCAGCGAGTTACTGTGGCAGGGAGCTTTAATAACTGGGATCCTTTTATGTATGAATTGCATGAAATTCGCCCTGGACATTATGAAATGATGCTTCCCTTGGCTCCGGGGACATACCGCTATGTTTTTTATTATAAGGGAGAGCGCGTTCTAGACCCTAACAACCCTAGAAAAGTATATACAAAGGAGGGGTATACAGCATCTGAAGCTATCGTACGATAA
- a CDS encoding PrsW family glutamic-type intramembrane protease, translating to MLSTMAIGCLSLFIGSMFQLLLPMNTNTTILSLLYSVLVRNAFTEELGRLITFWLILVILPIMGQSRTIPQTFTMYASRDIMIYRGVLAGFVFAMIENISYGLLNLQLVIIRTITSAPLHAACSARIALVVYYGWSLGTASQKSKNIGKALFYGISAILIHGFYNLLLLFSAAFAVIPIAIACIALISVLALTKIDRKDTISQ from the coding sequence ATGCTTTCTACTATGGCTATTGGATGTCTTTCTCTGTTTATTGGTAGTATGTTCCAGCTTTTACTTCCAATGAACACAAACACCACTATTCTTTCACTGCTCTACAGTGTTTTGGTTCGGAATGCTTTTACTGAAGAATTGGGGCGACTTATTACATTTTGGCTTATTTTAGTAATTCTTCCCATTATGGGGCAATCTAGAACCATACCACAAACATTCACAATGTATGCTTCTCGAGACATAATGATTTACAGAGGTGTTTTAGCTGGCTTCGTGTTTGCAATGATAGAAAACATTTCCTATGGTTTACTGAATCTTCAGCTAGTCATTATCCGTACCATAACTTCCGCACCACTTCATGCTGCATGTTCAGCAAGGATAGCCCTAGTGGTATATTATGGATGGTCTCTTGGTACAGCCAGCCAAAAATCCAAGAATATAGGTAAAGCTCTTTTTTACGGAATAAGTGCTATTTTAATTCATGGATTCTATAATCTATTATTACTTTTTTCCGCAGCATTTGCAGTCATTCCGATAGCAATTGCTTGTATCGCCCTTATATCGGTTCTTGCCCTTACAAAAATAGACCGAAAGGATACCATTTCTCAATGA
- a CDS encoding shikimate kinase → MEQYHIPSIIILVGPKHSGKTSTGRALANLISGTFFDLDNEITRIYGKSPRELFNEGEQIFRNAELEAVQKLLQLINNKDTSYLAKPIIVATGGGIVDNFKAITLLQQTGFIIYLELSSQTAWERIWYTAERSGDLPPFLKTENPETTHRNLHVRRSQLYRDLANLIIDAEIEPPEARAQEILKKLSQKIP, encoded by the coding sequence ATGGAACAATACCACATACCATCAATCATAATATTAGTTGGGCCTAAGCATTCTGGGAAAACAAGCACCGGAAGAGCCCTCGCAAACTTAATCTCAGGCACCTTTTTTGATCTAGACAATGAAATTACTCGGATTTATGGGAAATCTCCCAGAGAGCTGTTCAATGAGGGAGAACAGATTTTTCGAAACGCTGAGTTAGAAGCTGTACAGAAACTTCTGCAGCTTATTAATAATAAAGATACTAGCTATCTTGCTAAGCCAATTATCGTTGCAACTGGCGGTGGAATAGTCGATAATTTTAAGGCTATAACACTGTTACAACAAACAGGCTTTATTATTTATTTAGAATTATCTTCCCAGACAGCCTGGGAACGGATTTGGTATACCGCAGAGCGCAGTGGTGACCTTCCTCCCTTCCTGAAAACCGAAAATCCGGAAACCACACACCGCAACCTACATGTACGTAGATCTCAGCTCTATCGGGACCTGGCAAACCTCATTATTGACGCTGAAATTGAACCACCAGAGGCCCGAGCTCAAGAAATTCTTAAAAAACTCAGCCAGAAAATACCTTGA